A single window of Culicoides brevitarsis isolate CSIRO-B50_1 chromosome 3, AGI_CSIRO_Cbre_v1, whole genome shotgun sequence DNA harbors:
- the LOC134833757 gene encoding myosin-13 isoform X3, translating to MNGRQHFNVPQDIKQNPQFSSDHSQNYYLTGAYQQQQSCNLLYDSDYIPDPSSSDLPLNEFGLTDDTHSYGRTPDNLYYDHILQNQTHAPQENERFYQAKNRISQQSTATSRLKQQYQLLQEEKMRMQIQTQNDAFLQQQQTFALRQQLNPPVPLLYPQSPCGMSTLMSQQHPFNVSLTNTNNQYLSSPEGKSDIDYQSTTHYKTTKDHNPYTLKGQSKHLQSLNLQSPQNYQIIIQQNHPSKVVNQAVQTQMSDTSQKSSSSTSITPQSPSHNILERRKSESLKSPIIKRIDGAPITLSGYLHKQGSDGLKVWKKRYFVLSQYCLFYYKNAEQDKLLGSVLLPSYSISPCNSDDKINKKYAFKCEHANMRTYILAAETQESMDNWIKHLTMAAAMQDNSEHNNILLDKTTNDAVPRIYQSYGYSVPNETQPLYINAPPKPSRKVGSDIVHNSPTSPDNSMVEIYDSPKNSLNFVNTQAIYGSRNDTVTTNILKTNAPSIQQIYQSPHKTLSQQQHSSYTVPERRTPDQYSTQDYLCNKLNYEDLYGQNNITKQTESYRRPLSPQNTVNQLSQLYSANVLLREKSSTSTVPRPHSADILDYENRLPYEDRRTTRPKSSLDINKALDQYYYSEASYAEQMRTESANYLPKQSHQGHSHYTHSTQVQNHENRARKINKRALRQQEFLRSASARVPRKIDFPIKPEENDKKREESMKRLLEWKQRMLQSPLTRKIASQTNTLPMETRQSAVEGLMKTTIHRAKSEIIKKEDPYNSYSSDDEASISIKNVNFIPTGNLIVKSNITPSFEKTAMSKNELGLNTDKQKIKAGELLNRTHEELVLLLIQLRKENTLVVRHIEKCCTKIHEIQNKIRVTDGPEKQMNYSKLHHLKSQLSDLERKYEESKPLVNLVDNMVKLGSLYNKNSDGQVISSNIIEQNQREQERRMFADEKQQWDRISPNPVELQNKVKQLDDLDQLLHEESSTLQTLQKNKEGIERAISGLQCQLQNNNTSNGALEAAKKQQQVLEEELSHVHKLLAENSKKLETTVNSNRKLEQELLVLRQKLQSSKETKISKVNIEGGSSTYGSSATAILESELRRVQVLVADMQRQRQDLSFAVRQLTDNSNSLYDQLKKRSDAWSETDLDENINARNKSFNYSDQNERSLTSDLDIQSFSNLSLQDKQEIKTVRIVKREAEKRQRDREKTDKSIQILDDVLKEELNVLQEYNQTRNRSQSGDLSSKGIPLVSSTNPFKSSFDQSVNLADKEDYSYLVDFSENNNQGVTVKSQKNNVDLGPIYQSEAAKQIITEMSHNMDNNAETQRRLIPREKKRHNTVPHHVNAEFLELMLSTSEPKKNAKNSRALDDIDIEVALRPRVNAPDVVKSAISQREKISENTIDKLFSTPDKIFIPERYIPENEELELTPDEQLRRKAKVESIKKMLSETPSCSDSQTQQYSQLMEEKKQREHLLQLNQIIAKQVMQMSKIVAERAMTFCPSNIVELQNEILSEDEDSPVPLPIYQMRDNFFS from the exons ATGAATGGCAGACAGCATTTTAATGTTCCACAAGATATCAAACAAAATCCTCAATTCTCATCTGATCATAGTCAAAATTATTACCTAACTGGTGcatatcaacaacaacaatcatgTAATTTGTTGTATGACTCGGATTATATCCCGGACCCATCATCTTCAGATTTACCTTTAAATGAATTCGGATTAACTGACGACACGCACTCATATGGTCGAACACCTGATAATTTGTACTATGACCATATTTTACAAAACCAGACACATGCACCCCAAGAAAATGAAAGGTTTTATCAAGCCAAAAACAGAATTTCTCAGCAGTCGACGGCCACTTCACGGTTAAAACAGCAATACCAACTAttacaagaggaaaaaatgcgCATGCAAATACAAACTCAAAATGATGCTttcttacaacaacaacaaacattcgCTTTAAGACAACAATTAAATCCTCCAGTTCCATTATTATATCCGCAAAGCCCTTGCGGAATGTCTACACTGATGTCACAGCAACATCCATTTAATGTTTCATTAACAAACACAAACAACCAATATTTATCTTCTCCGGAGGGTAAATCAGACATAGATTATCAAAGTACTACGCATTATAAAACTACAAAAGACCATAACCCTTATACACTAAAAGGACAATCAAAACATCTTCAGAGTCTTAATTTGCAATCAccacaaaattatcaaattattattcaacaaaatCATCCTTCAAAAGTTGTAAATCAAGCAGTTCAAACACAAATGTCCGATACTAGTCAAAAAAGTAGCAGCAGTACGTCAATTACCCCACAATCACCTTCCCATAATATACTTGAGCGCAGAAAAAGTGAATCGTTGAAGTCACCAATTATCAAGCGTATAGATGGTGCTCCTATTACACTATCTGGTTACCTACATAAACAAGGATCTGATGGATTAAAAGTAtggaaaaaaagatattttgtaTTGTCCCAGTATtgcttattttattacaaaaacgcTGAGCAGGATAAGCTCTTAGGGTCCGTCTTGCTTCCAAGTTATTCTATTTCGCCATGTAATTCAgatgacaaaattaataaaaaatatgcttttaaaTGTGAACATGCAAACATGAGAACATATATATTAGCAGCTGAAACACAGGAATCAATGGATAATTGGATAAAACATTTGACTATGGCAGCAGCAATGCAAGATAATAGCGAACACAATAATATACTATTAGACAAAACGACTAATGATGCTGTACCCCGAATTTATCAATCGTATGGTTATTCGGTTCCAAATGAAACCCAACCTTTATATATTAATGCTCCACCAAAACCATCAAGGAAAGTTGGTAGTGATATTGTTCATAACTCTCCCACTAGCCCGGACAATTCTATGGTTGAAATTTATGATTCTCCGAAAAATAGTTTGAACTTTGTCAATACGCAAGCTATTTATGGTTCGCGAAATGATACCGTTACAACAAATATTCTTAAGACAAACGCTCCTtccattcaacaaatttatcaaagtcCTCACAAAACGCtctcacaacaacaacattcttCCTACACAGTTCCAGAAAGGCGTACTCCAGATCAATATTCTACACAAGATTATCTTTGCAATAAATTGAACTACGAAGATTTATATGGTCAGAACAATATAACAAAACAAACTGAAAGCTACCGAAGACCACTGAGTCCACAAAATACAGTTAATCAACTTTCTCAG TTGTATTCAGCAAACGTACTATTGAGAGAGAAAAGCTCTACATCAACAGTACCAAGACCTCATTCAGCGGACATTCTAGACTATGAAAATCGGCTACCATATGAGGACCGCCGCACAACTCGACCCAAGTCAAGTTTGGATATAAATAAAGCTTTGGATCAATATTACTATTCTGAGGCTAGTTATGCAGAGCAAATGAGAACAGAAAGTGCAAACTACTTGCCCAAACAATCTCACCAAG GTCATTCTCATTATACTCATTCAACACAAGtacaaaatcatgaaaatcgagctcgaaaaataaataaacgagcTTTAAGACAACAAGAGTTTCTAAGATCTGCTAGTGCTCGTGTTCCgcgtaaaattgattttccaaTTAAACCTGAAGAGAATGATAAAAAACGAGAAGAATCTATGAAACGATTATTAGAATGGAAGCAACGAATGTTACAGTCACCTTTAACAAGGAAAATTGCATCACAAACCAACACACTGCCCATGGAAACTCGTCAGTCAGCAGTGGAAGGGCTAATGAAAACGACTATACATCGAGCAAAatcagaaattattaaaaaagaagatCCTTACAATAGTTATTCATCTGACGATGAAG CATcgatttccataaaaaatgtgaattttattcCCACAGGGAATTTGATAGTAAAGTCAAACATAACACCAAGTTTCGAAAAAACGGCAATGTCCAAAAACGAATTAGGATTGAATACAGATAAAcag aaaattaaagcaGGTGAATTGCTTAATCGAACACATGAAGAACTTGTATTA TTACTTATTCAATTACGGAAGGAAAATACACTTGTTGTTAGACACATTGAAAAATGTTGtacgaaaattcatgaaattcag AACAAAATTCGTGTTACTGATGGACCTGAAAAACAAATGAACTATTCAAAGCTGCATCACCTCAAATCCCAGTTGTCTGATTTGGAacgaaaatatgaagaaagcAAACCTTTAGTAAACTTAGTAGATAACatg gtaAAATTGGGCTCATTATATAACAAAAACTCTGACGGTCAAGTAATCAGTTCGAACATAATAGAGCAAAATCAACGAGAGCAAGAAAGACGAATGTTTGCAGATGAAAAACAACAATGGGATAGAATCAGTCCGAATCCAGTCGAGTTACAA AATAAAGTTAAACAACTTGATGATTTAGATCAGTTATTGCATGAAGAATCAAGTACTTTGCAAAcgctccaaaaaaataaagagggCATTGAAAGGGCTATATCAGGTCTTCAATGTCAACTACAGAATAATAATACATCTAATGGAGCTCtagaagcagcaaaaaaacaacaacaagtgcTTGAAGAAGAGTTATCTCATGTCCATAAGCTTTTAGCTGAAAAttctaaa AAACTTGAGACTACTGTAAATAGTAATAGAAAACTTGAACAAGAATTATTGGTTCTTCGTCAAAAGCTTCAATCttcaaaagaaacgaaaatttcaaaggttAATATTGAAGGGGGTAGCAGTACTTACGGTAGCAGCGCAACAGCAATACTCGAGTCTGAATTGCGAAGAGTCCAAGTATTGGTTGCAGATATGCAAAGACAGCGACAAGATCTAAGTTTTGCTGTTCGACAGCTTACAGACAATTCGAATTCTTTATATGATCAATTGAAAAAACGTTCTGATGCATGGTCTGAAACAGACTTAGATGAAAATATCAACGCaagaaataaatcatttaattatagTGACCAGAATGAACGAAGTTTAACATCTGATTTAGATATTCAAAGTTTCTCAAACCTCAGTTTACAAGataaacaagaaattaaaacTGTTCGAATTGTAAAGCGTGAAGCAGAAAAGCGACAGAGAGATCGCGAAAAAACAGATAAATCTATACAAATCTTAGATGATGTATTAAAAGAAGAACTAAATGTTCTACAAGAGTATAACCAAACAAGAAATCGATCACAATCAGGTGACCTTAGCTCCAAAGGCATCCCATTAGTAAGCTCTACAAATCCTTTTAAAAGTAGTTTCGATCAATCTGTAAATTTAGCTGACAAAGAAGATTATTCTTATTTGGTTGATTTCTCGGAAAACAACAATCAAGGCGTGACTGTGAAAAGTCAGAAGAATAATGTTGACCTAGGCCCAATATATCAAAGTGAAGCtgcaaaacaaataattacagAAATGTCTCATAACATGGATAATAACGCAGAAACGCAAAGACGCCTTATACCTAGAGAAAAGAAGAGGCATAATACAGTGCCACATCATGTGAATGCAgagtttttagaattaatgCTTTCAACAAGCGagcctaaaaaaaat gcaaaaaattctCGAGCTTTGGATGATATTGATATTGAAGTTGCTCTAAGGCCACGTGTTAATGCTCCCGATGTTGTAAAGTCGGCTATTAGTCaacgtgaaaaaatttcagaaaacaCAATAGATAAACTATTTTCTACgccagataaaatttttatacctgAGCGATACATTCcagaaaatgaagaattagAGTTAACACCAGATGAACAACTCAGGCGTAAGGCCAAAGTTGAGTCGATCAAAAAGATGTTGAGTGAAACACCATCCTGTTCG GATTCACAAACACAGCAGTATAGTCAATTGAtggaagagaaaaaacaacgagaaCATTTACTTCAGCTAAATCAAATCATTGCAAAACAAGTTATGCAAATGAGCAAAATTGTGGCAG AAAGAGCGATGACTTTTTGTCCATCTAACATCGTTGAATTgcagaatgaaattttatcagaaGATGAAGACTCTCCTGTACCACTGCCCATTTATCAAATGAGAGACAATTTCTTTAGCTAA